AATACTACAATCGTAGAAGGTGCTGGAGACGCTGATGCTATTGCTGCTCGCGTAAACCAAATCCGTGTTCAATTAGAAGAAACGACTTCTGAATTTGATCGTGAAAAATTACAAGAGCGCTTAGCTAAATTAGCTGGCGGCGTAGCAGTTATCAAAGTTGGTGCTGCAACTGAAACTGAGTTGAAAGAGCGCAAACTTCGCATTGAAGACGCATTGAACTCTACTCGTGCAGCTGTTGAAGAAGGTATCGTATCCGGTGGTGGTGTTGCCCTTCTTAACGTATACAACAAAGTGGCTGCACTTCAAGCTGAAGGCGACGAAGCAACTGGTATCAACATTGTTCTTCGTGCAATCGAAGAGCCAGTTCGTACAATTGCTACAAACGCTGGTCTTGAAGGCTCTGTTATCGTAGAGCGCTTGAAAAATGAGCAAGTTGGCGTAGGCTTCAATGCTGCTAACGGTACTTGGGTAAACATGATCGAAGCTGGTATCGTTGACCCAACTAAAGTTACTCGCTCTGCACTTCAAAACGCTGCATCTGTTGCGGCTATGTTCTTAACAACTGAAGCAGTTGTTGCTGACAAACCAGAACCAGCTGGTGCCGGAATGCCTGATATGGGCGGCATGGGCGGTATGGGTGGAATGGGCGGCATGATGTAATAACGCCCCTAAGCCCTTGAAATAATTGGGTTAATATGCAAAATGAGAGTGTAATGCGAACGTTTTGCTAACATAGGATTTTAATTGGAGGCTTCCAGTAAGTTAAGTAAACTTATGGGAAGCTTCTTTTTTATTTCTTGGTTAACATGGAGATAGACATTTTTCGAGATTTGATCATCAGAATGTTCAATTCTGCCCATCATTTGTTCGGGTGAACACACTAGCTTCGGCAAGAAGTGATGTATGTTATGTCTTAATGAATTGCGGTGTTATCTCAGGAGTAGATCCAAAATTCTAAGCACCTTTCATATCCAATCCCTCATGGCTGAATTTAAGAAAAAAATCTAGCCGTAAGAGCTAGGAAGTGATTGATAGGCTGCTTGTTAGATTTGAGCTATACATTAAAAAATTGTAGAGATTGGATTTACTGAAATATAGAATCTCCTAGCACATTCTACCTTTTTTTAGAAGAAGGTTATCCAATAATTATTATCTTAGGTCTATTCTTAGTCGTTATTGCCGAACACTTAATCCGTCTATATAATTTTGAAGATTATGCTCAACTTGTCACAAGTATCTTTTGCTTAAAGTGATAAAAAGAGTATAATAATTATTTATTAAAAGAAAGAAATGGAGTAGATCAAATGGTCCAATCAATCAATACAAAAGTCGATTTAGTTATTGATGCAACCTCACATATGGGGATTGCAGATTATGGTAAAATAATGATTGGAGACAAAGGATTTGAATTCTTCAATAATCGTGATACTCGTAAGTTTATTCAAATTCCTTGGGTAGAAGTTGATTACGTGACGGCTTCAATCATGTTCAAAGGGAAATGGATCCCACGTTATGCTATCCAAACGAAGCGAAATGGGACATATTCATTCTCTTCTAAAGAGCCGAAAAAAGTTCTGCGAGCCATTCGTGAATACGTTGATCCGAATCAAATGGTCCAATCATTAAGTTTCTTTGATGTCATTAAACGCGGCTTGAAGAGTAAATTTAATAAGTAATAGTTTTACATACAAGACAGGTTGGAACTTGTCTTTTTTTTGTTAGGATAAATTCCAAATTGTTAATTAATTGTGACAAA
Above is a genomic segment from Neobacillus endophyticus containing:
- a CDS encoding DUF956 family protein, encoding MVQSINTKVDLVIDATSHMGIADYGKIMIGDKGFEFFNNRDTRKFIQIPWVEVDYVTASIMFKGKWIPRYAIQTKRNGTYSFSSKEPKKVLRAIREYVDPNQMVQSLSFFDVIKRGLKSKFNK